Proteins encoded together in one Temnothorax longispinosus isolate EJ_2023e chromosome 5, Tlon_JGU_v1, whole genome shotgun sequence window:
- the LOC139813914 gene encoding oxysterol-binding protein-related protein 11 — MNVQTRHPYEGLLHKYTNAMKGWQYRWFILSPETGELHYFLSESEKNQRPRCSIYLAGAVIAPSDEDSNTFTVNSATGDMIKLRATDARARQEWVDKLRAVTEMYTRAIASSHPPLPPREHSGNSSRNPVVKLEVLDAFANCQEHLRKVEKHNLALAQSIDNSDLHLDSDLLVLKAMAHTTLHTLGQCLNILYQ; from the exons ATGAACGTGCAAACGAGGCACCCTTACGAGGGTTTGTTGCACAAGTATACAAATGCCATGAAAGGCTGGCAGTACCGTTGGTTCATTTTGAGTCCGGAGACCGGCGAGCTACATTACTTCCTTAGCGAGTCTGAGAAGAATCAGAGGCCACGGTGTTCGATATATCTAGCCGGAGCTGTAATAGCCCCCAGTGACGAGGATTCCAACACGTTCACCGTCAATTCCGCTACTG GTGACATGATCAAATTACGGGCCACAGATGCACGAGCACGCCAGGAATGGGTGGATAAGCTACGGGCAGTTACAGAGATGTATACTAGAGCGATAGCTAGCAGCCATCCCCCATTGCCACCAAGAGAACATTCTGGGAATTCGAGTAGGAATCCTGTCGTTAAGCTGGAAGTGTTGGACGCCTTTGCCAATTGCCAGGAGCACTTGCGGAAAGTGGAGAAGCACAATCTTGCCCTAGCGCAATCCATCGATAACTCGGATCTGCATCTGGACTCAGACCTCTTAGTTCTCAAAGCTATGGCGCACACCACTTTGCACACGCTGGGCCAATgtctcaatatattatatcagtag
- the LOC139813911 gene encoding uncharacterized protein: MNNNNNNKVRRNMPHFSYPEVLTEAAGVKIVTSLPIEDVNLLPPGKMVLKMRKINVESYMHGKSCGFHLTKSKWDPYPWVGYVENNSPADLAGLKAGDCLLGVDDTDLLGLKIKDVATLIRNEEGVQDINFLIWRYTHQEDEQNDTRLALKGPLPNVARNLANALSGTVRALECPICLESAAPPVSQCVHGHILCVVCRPKTTHCPVCRVRLGQGRCLLADKLHRALRDAFNMDNAKAPVTTDRCNLHDQLFGKSSKRQETPVVNQSKNNCTTLKPRQFLLARLLLGGREKAASVDNLTRASEMSKEAAIPNGMTDTNNLPVRLSLNDRAKSASTGELSRDNEVHVNDASSQIVESSAMNVSQQSLSLPRTPIWGGSTDSVSGIQLTCPLLESCREVVMSDSLMEHIRIHAVPQVHFYSGNARIPLPLPFGRDALYIFHHGNNMFFFQYEEEMAWMTYPPKKTCLNSIWEWTLHAWGDNGTEVQLRRHVASLEDTATLSSQHIAPLPNALLLKTIEIQMSEYGAHDRLYM, encoded by the exons atgaataataataataataataaagtgcgAAGGAACATGCCGCATTTCTCGTATCCCGAAGTCCTGACGGAAGCGGCAGGTGTGAAGATTGTAACATCTCTGCCCATAGAGGATGTGAATCTACTTCCGCCAGGAAAGATGGTCCTTAAAATGCGGAAAATCAACGTGGAATCATATATGCATGGTAAATCTTGCGGATTTCACTTGACCAAATCGAAATGGGATCCGTATCCGTGGGTCGGCTATGTCGAGAATAATAGTCCTGCCGACCTAGCAGGATTGAA AGCGGGCGATTGTTTATTGGGCGTTGACGACACCGATTTGTTAGGACTAAAGATCAAAGACGTCGCTACTTTAATTCGTAATGAGGAAGGTGTTCAAGATATAAATTTCCTCATTTGGAGATACACGCATCAAGAAGATGAACAGAATGATACTAGGCTAGCCCTGAAGGGTCCACTTCCAAATGTAGCCAGAAATCTTGCAAATGCATTATCAGGAACG gtTCGCGCCTTAGAATGTCCGATTTGCTTGGAAAGCGCCGCTCCTCCGGTCTCGCAATGCGTTCACGGCCACATCCTGTGTGTCGTCTGCAGGCCGAAGACGACGCATTGTCCGGTCTGCAGAGTCCGGCTTGGCCAGGGCCGATGCCTTCTCGCAGATAAATTACATAGAGCACTTCGCGATGCCTTCAACATGGACAATGCCAAGGCACCCGTCACAACCGATCGTTGTAACTTACATGACCAATTGTTCGGTAAAAGTAGCAAGAGACAAGAGACTCCGGTCGTAAATCAGTCAAAGAATAATTGCACCACGTTGAAACCGAGGCAATTCTTATTGGCCAGATTGTTGCTCGGAGGCAGAGAAAAAGCTGCTTCCGTGGATAATCTAACTCGAGCATCTGAAATGTCGAAAGAAGCTGCGATTCCTAATGGAATGACAGACACCAACAATTTACCCGTGCGATTATCCTTGAACGATCGCGCCAAGTCAGCCAGTACCGGCGAGCTGTCGAGAGACAACGAAGTTCATGTCAATGACGCTTCTTCGCAAATTGTCGAATCATCCGCGATGAATGTCAGTCAGCAATCGCTGAGTCTGCCCCGGACGCCGATCTGGGGCGGCTCTACGGATTCTGTGTCTGGTATACAGTTGACATGTCCGCTTTTGGAATCTTGCAGAGAAGTAGTGATGTCTGACTCGCTGATGGAACATATCAGAATTCACGCGGTGCCGCAAGTTCATTTTTATTCTGGAAACGCAAGGATCCCACTTCCACTTCCTTTCGGACGTGACGCTCTTTATATATTCCATCATGGAaacaatatgttttttttccag taCGAAGAGGAAATGGCATGGATGACATATCCTCCTAAGAAGACGTGTTTAAATAGCATATGGGAATGGACATTGCACGCTTGGGGTGACAATGGTACAGAAGTACAATTGCGAAGACACGTGGCGAGTCTCGAGGATACTGCAACGTTGTCTTCACAACATATTGCTCCATTGCCAAACGCATTACTGTTGAAGACCATTGAAATACAAATGTCAGAATATGGAGCACACGACAGATTATACATGTGA
- the P53 gene encoding tumor protein p73, which translates to MLGVNGVTTGVSVYSDSQESALIDEETFKDIETSFGGTLPVVPENIHELEVMEEKPDTFAMSANISVAVEKKLKRKMEIEDDDREHYYPEYPALYNDYLGCPLNFQFTFGDSNGQDWVYSEVLKKLYIKMEKVLPLRFTWEPAMPGLLLRTELVFLLDEHKSDPVKRCYNHAAITNHVNQTMEQGRIKHVVHCVNHASSIYKEKDGYLSILTPLCTPEAGSQYVPMCFKFFCKNSCPSGMNRRATELVFTLENEQNRTLARRTIVIRICSCPKRDKQKDEAEYGEDPLSSVKRKILTPNKKMSYDKHVYKVELNIVGKENYLAVYNYAYDIMAGQAAKTGQHDVFKPYMDAILNQIP; encoded by the exons ATGTTAGGCGTGAACGGCGTGACTACTGGCGTGAGCGTTTATTCAGATTCTCAGGAATCTGCATTGATAGACGAAGAAACTTTCAAAGATATAGAGACATCCTT CGGAGGTACTCTGCCAGTAGTACCGGAAAATATACACGAATTAGAAGTCATGGAAGAGAAACCTGACACATTCGCCATGTCTGCAAACATCTCTGTGGCTGtggaaaagaaattgaaaagaaagatgGAAATAGAAGATGATGATAGAGAACATTACTACCCAGAGTACCCAGCTTTATACAACGATTATTTGGGTTGTCCATTGAATTTCCAGTTCACCTTTGGTGATAGCAATGGACAGGATTGGGTG TACTCTGAggtattgaaaaaattatatatcaaaatggAAAAGGTACTACCTTTACGATTTACATGGGAGCCAGCTATGCCCGGTTTACTCTTACGTACAGAATTAGTTTTTCTGTTGGACGAACATAAAAGTGATCCAGTAAAACGATGCTACAATCACGCAGCAATAACCAACCACGTTAATCAAACTATGGAACAAGGCAGAATTAAACATGTAGTCCATTGCGTTAATCATGCTTCAAGTATCTACAAAGAGAAAGATGGATATCTTTCTATTTTAACACCGCTTTGTACACCCGAAGCTGGCTCGCAGTATGTGCCAATGTGCTTCaagtttttttgcaaaaatagctGCCCATCCGGTATGAATCGTAGAGCTACAGAGCTTGTATTCACTTTAGAAAATGAACAGAATCGAACTTTAGCTCGTCGAACAATAGTAATAAGAATTTGTAGTTGTCCGAAACGAGACAAACAAAAGGATGAGGCGGAATATGGTGAAGACCCACTGTCATCCGTTAAACGAAAGATTTTAACACCGAATAAAAAGATGTCTTATGACAAGCATGTTTATAAAGTCGAACTAAATATCGTTggaaaagagaattatttagCGGTTTATAATTATGCGTATGACATTATGGCCGGTCAAGCTGCGAAAACCGGTCAACATGACGTTTTTAAACCATATATGGATGCcatattaaatcaaataccATAA
- the Nelf-a gene encoding negative elongation factor A, with the protein MANVRDSDTSLWLHNKLGTSNDSWTGSSICSQLNAEVLRNIKDCFPDLQTQVKLKLLLSFFHIPRRNVEEWRVELEEIIEVASLDSELWVSVLSEAMKTFPSTGSLNTDITDLDEHRSIFGDLVNDLRKLMKKQNDPAMLPLECHYLNKTALTSVVGQHPMPVKHFIFKRKTKSAALRAELLQKSIDAANNLKKSTAPTVPVRSRGMPRKMTDTTPLKGIPSRVPTSGFRSPSLTNTSVSNRTSISSRIRKDGGIKLLDINEQPLGYAQAKKRKKMLEMEEQQKKVAEAQAAAVAAAASVASPVAETPTTPEYAQGLASINPPATPVPPVVVATAQPYTAPSTPSSISVTTTQQTSTTLTTTTTTPTTVIAVAASTVIAPVESTPVAVQTVRPAQTVTQIRIQTTTQPNAAANPRKGLSLTREQMLEAQEMFRTANKVTRPEKALILGFMAGSRDNPCPKLGNIVTVMLSENIEEVTQSDGTTVPMLVETHFQMNYTNGEWKRIKKNRRIVTEESTSTSTPAPTATATASN; encoded by the exons ATGGCGAATGTGAGGGATAGCGATACATCGTTGTGGCTTCATAACAAGCTCGGTACGTCAAACGATAGCTGGACCGGCAGCTCGATCTGTTCACAGCTCAATGCCGAGGTGTTGCGCAACATCAAGGATTGTTTTCCCGACCTGCAAACGCAGGTCAAGCTTAAGTTACTCCTGTCATTCTTTCACATACCCAGGCGCAATGTTGAAGAG TGGCGTGTGGAACTGGAAGAGATCATTGAGGTTGCGTCTCTGGACAGTGAGCTGTGGGTATCAGTGCTATCCGAAGCGATGAAGACTTTTCCATCGACCGGTTCTTTAAATACAGACATCACTGATTTGGATGAGCATAGATCAATTTTTGGGGACTTGGTCAATGACTTAAGGAAACTTATGAAGAAGCAGAATGATCCTGCTATGCTTCCCTTAGAGTGTCATTATCTTAACAAGACTGCGTTGACTTCAGTGGTAGGTCAGCATCCCATGCCAGTTAAGCATTTCATTTTCAAGAGGAAAACAAAAAGCGCAGCTTTGAGAGCGGAATTACTTCAAAAAAGCATTGATGCTGCTAATAATCTTAAGAAGAGCACAGCTCCCACTGTACCAGTGAGAAGTAGAGGGATGCCAAGAAAAATGACTGATACAA CACCTCTGAAGGGAATCCCAAGCAGAGTTCCAACGAGCGGTTTTCGATCCCCGTCGCTCACAAACACCTCTGTCTCTAACAGAACATCGATCAGCAGTAGAATTCGAAAAGATGGCGGTATTAAATTACTGGATATTAACGAGCAGCCTCTCGGATACGCACAAgcaaagaagaggaaaaagatgCTGGAGATGGAGGAGCAACAGAAAAAAGTCGCGGAAGCACAAGCGGCCGCTGTGGCAGCAGCTGCTTCAGTGGCTTCACCGGTTGCGGAAACTCCGACAACTCCAGAGTACGCGCAAGGATTGGCCTCGATTAATCCGCCTGCCACGCCAGTTCCACCAGTTGTGGTAGCTACGGCGCAACCCTATACCGCACCTAGCACGCCAAGCAGCATTTCGGTTACGACTACGCAGCAAACAT CTACTACGTTAACTACTACCACCACAACGCCCACTACTGTGATAGCAGTAGCTGCATCAACGGTGATAGCACCTGTGGAAAGCACGCCAGTCGCCGTGCAAACAGTCAGACCGGCTCAAACAGTTACGCAGATTCGTATACAGACTACCACGCAACCTAATGCGGCGGCTAATCCAAGAAAAGGCCTATCTCTTACG CGTGAACAAATGTTGGAAGCGCAAGAAATGTTTAGAACTGCGAACAAAGTAACGCGTCCAGAAAAAGCCCTTATCTTAGGTTTTATGGCTGGTTCTAGAG ATAATCCTTGTCCAAAATTGGGCAATATAGTCACAGTGATGCTCTCGGAGAATATAGAAGAAGTAACGCAGTCGGACGGAACAACTGTTCCGATGTTGGTCGAAACTCATTTCCAAATGAATTACACGAACGGTGAATGGAAGaggataaagaaaaatcggCGTATCGTGACGGAGGAATCTACATCAACGTCCACTCCCGCACCGACCGCGACAGCCACGGCTTCCAATTGA